Proteins encoded within one genomic window of Bradyrhizobium sp. 186:
- a CDS encoding LysR family transcriptional regulator — protein sequence MRFHSPSIQYFHAVRRTGSIRAAARVLNVASSAVSRQILKLEQEIGSPLFERTARGLTLTTVGEMLARHVMNVLQDLDRFRSDVQSLSGTWHGTVSIACIESLTESVLPDLIASHRGRARRVSFTTEVKGSSDVLEALSRGEADIGIAMALRHPPDLRQVALKRFRLGAVVAREHPLARRKTVTLAQCLAFPVIHALPELSIYHLLQPLIAQLSETPEPAIQANSIDLMRELAARGVGVAFQTQLGIGRLSRDSQLVFLPLDNAGSPVWSDLGIYVRAERTLPAYTESFLQELVRELGERERRENAAYPQVA from the coding sequence ATGCGATTTCACTCACCTTCTATCCAGTATTTCCATGCGGTCCGCCGCACCGGCTCGATCCGGGCGGCCGCGCGGGTCCTGAACGTCGCCTCCTCCGCGGTCAGCCGCCAAATTCTCAAGCTCGAACAAGAGATTGGATCGCCCTTGTTCGAGCGCACGGCGCGCGGCCTGACCTTGACGACGGTCGGCGAGATGCTGGCGCGCCACGTCATGAATGTGCTCCAGGACCTCGACCGCTTTCGCTCCGATGTGCAGTCGCTGTCCGGCACCTGGCACGGCACCGTCAGCATCGCCTGCATCGAGTCGCTCACCGAGTCGGTGCTGCCGGACCTGATCGCCTCGCATCGCGGCCGCGCCCGGCGCGTCAGTTTCACCACCGAGGTGAAGGGATCATCGGACGTGCTGGAGGCCCTGAGCCGCGGCGAAGCCGATATCGGCATCGCCATGGCGCTCCGGCATCCGCCCGACTTGCGGCAGGTCGCATTGAAGCGGTTTCGCCTCGGCGCCGTGGTCGCGCGCGAGCATCCGCTGGCGCGCCGCAAGACGGTCACGCTGGCTCAATGTCTCGCCTTCCCCGTCATCCACGCGCTGCCGGAGCTGTCGATCTATCACCTGCTTCAGCCGCTGATTGCGCAACTCTCCGAGACGCCGGAGCCGGCGATCCAGGCCAACTCGATCGACTTGATGCGCGAGCTCGCCGCGCGCGGCGTCGGCGTTGCGTTCCAGACCCAGCTTGGCATCGGCCGCCTGTCGCGCGACAGCCAGCTCGTTTTCCTGCCGCTCGACAATGCGGGGAGCCCGGTGTGGTCGGATCTCGGCATCTACGTTCGCGCCGAACGTACCCTGCCCGCCTACACCGAGTCGTTTCTTCAGGAACTGGTGCGCGAATTGGGTGAGCGCGAGCGGCGGGAGAACGCGGCGTATCCGCAGGTCGCGTGA
- a CDS encoding TIGR00645 family protein: MTSEPKAPSALSAPEPQIGPFAQLIFGSRWLQVPLYVGLIIAQAVYVLLFLKELWQLVLHSFDASEQQIMLIVLGLIDVVMISNLLVMVIVGGYETFVSRLNLSGHPDEPEWLSHVNASVLKIKLAMAIIGISSISLLRTFIEAGNLGTTRSNFTETGVMWQVLIHLTFIISAVGIAWVDRLSESGQRKEARHG; encoded by the coding sequence ATGACGTCTGAACCCAAAGCACCTTCGGCGCTCTCCGCGCCGGAGCCGCAGATCGGGCCGTTTGCCCAACTCATCTTCGGCTCTCGTTGGCTGCAAGTGCCGCTCTATGTCGGCCTCATCATCGCGCAGGCCGTCTATGTGCTGCTGTTCCTGAAAGAGCTCTGGCAGCTGGTCTTGCACTCGTTCGACGCCAGCGAGCAGCAAATCATGCTGATCGTGCTCGGGCTGATCGACGTCGTGATGATCTCGAACCTGCTGGTCATGGTGATCGTCGGCGGCTACGAGACCTTCGTTTCGCGCCTGAACCTAAGCGGCCATCCGGACGAGCCGGAATGGCTGAGCCACGTCAATGCCAGCGTGCTCAAGATCAAGCTCGCGATGGCGATCATCGGCATCTCCTCGATCTCGTTGCTCAGGACCTTCATCGAGGCGGGCAATCTCGGCACCACGCGCAGCAATTTTACCGAGACCGGCGTGATGTGGCAGGTGCTGATCCACCTGACCTTCATCATCTCCGCGGTCGGCATCGCCTGGGTCGACCGTCTCAGCGAGAGCGGGCAGCGCAAGGAGGCCCGTCACGGTTGA
- a CDS encoding substrate-binding domain-containing protein, whose protein sequence is MLQIEIEAVWRFRREGSPRTAVVMLGILNEIRKTGKISSAASDAHLSYRHVWNLIEQWSAFFGTPLVETQRGKGTKLTAFGERLVWAGERMQARLGPQLENLAQELASEIKPFLEQRPSVIRVHASHGFAVAKLREFLDREPGIGVDLRYVSNQNSLVSLAQGACDLSGLHLPHGALRAQGIKTAREWLDPREDRVISFVTREMGLMVARGNPLGITSIEDLTAPKLRFVNRDHDSGTRLLFDQLLAAHGIDESRINGAQQIEFTHAAVAAYVASGMADASFGVEAAARQFGLDFIRILTEDYFFVCKRAFLDTGPMQRILEIMRSADFRAAVASLPGYVPSDTGDVTGVKAFLEMHAVR, encoded by the coding sequence TTGCTTCAAATCGAGATCGAGGCTGTTTGGAGGTTTCGCCGGGAAGGTAGCCCGCGCACGGCGGTGGTCATGCTCGGCATCCTCAATGAAATCCGGAAGACCGGGAAAATCTCAAGCGCGGCCAGCGATGCCCACCTCTCCTACCGCCACGTCTGGAATCTGATCGAGCAATGGTCGGCGTTTTTCGGCACGCCGCTGGTCGAAACCCAGCGCGGCAAGGGCACCAAGCTGACTGCGTTCGGCGAGCGGCTGGTGTGGGCCGGCGAGCGCATGCAGGCGCGGCTCGGGCCCCAACTCGAAAATCTCGCGCAGGAGCTTGCGAGCGAGATCAAGCCGTTTCTCGAGCAGCGGCCTTCGGTGATCCGCGTCCATGCCAGCCACGGCTTTGCGGTGGCGAAGCTGCGCGAATTCCTCGACCGCGAGCCCGGCATCGGCGTCGACCTGCGCTATGTCAGCAACCAGAACTCGCTGGTGTCGCTGGCGCAGGGCGCCTGCGACCTCTCCGGCCTGCATTTGCCACACGGCGCGCTGCGGGCGCAGGGGATCAAGACGGCGCGCGAATGGCTCGATCCGCGCGAGGACCGCGTCATCAGCTTTGTCACGCGCGAGATGGGGCTGATGGTCGCGCGCGGCAATCCACTTGGCATCACATCGATCGAGGATCTCACCGCGCCCAAGCTGCGCTTCGTCAACCGCGACCATGATTCCGGCACGCGCCTGCTGTTCGACCAACTGCTCGCCGCACACGGCATCGACGAGAGCCGCATCAACGGCGCGCAGCAGATCGAGTTCACGCATGCCGCGGTCGCAGCCTATGTCGCAAGCGGCATGGCGGATGCAAGTTTTGGCGTCGAGGCCGCCGCCCGGCAATTCGGCCTCGATTTCATCCGGATCCTCACCGAGGATTATTTCTTCGTCTGCAAGCGCGCGTTCCTGGACACCGGGCCGATGCAGCGCATCCTCGAGATCATGCGCAGCGCGGATTTTCGTGCAGCGGTGGCGAGCCTGCCCGGTTACGTGCCGTCGGACACGGGTGATGTGACCGGCGTGAAGGCGTTTCTGGAGATGCACGCCGTGCGATGA
- a CDS encoding helix-turn-helix domain-containing protein — MPLHRLKPSRVLGIERFSDFGEFRANEVLGLGTSTPLRPRDFSLSRAILPLQDGLFVLQRAFARRLEVDVGTDHGVGLVVPFCFHSISNGREIDNATVSVVRGKVPIKSVEQHPNTYLMMRFNSDMRHRGWADYDTGLAFFRPPNEPMARLRAAILNMFCLASGGNDPRQFEALNRPIQETLLACLDATLVPAEALAARRGSFDKYRKLIARLDEVVVLFGSKPLYSDELASALGVSVRTLQTATHAVHGVSLHHYLRLKRLWSTRIQLMTGSAGVSVKAAALGNGFWHMGDFSRGYRLTFGETPSETLARGRRL; from the coding sequence ATGCCGCTCCACCGGCTGAAGCCTTCGCGAGTCCTCGGCATCGAACGCTTCTCGGACTTCGGCGAATTTCGCGCCAACGAGGTGCTTGGCCTCGGCACCAGCACCCCGCTCCGCCCGCGAGATTTCTCCTTGTCCCGCGCCATCCTGCCGCTCCAGGACGGGCTCTTCGTGCTCCAGCGCGCCTTCGCCCGCCGGCTCGAGGTCGATGTCGGCACCGACCATGGCGTCGGCCTCGTGGTCCCGTTCTGCTTTCACTCGATCAGCAACGGCCGCGAGATCGACAATGCGACGGTGAGCGTCGTACGCGGCAAAGTTCCTATCAAGTCTGTCGAGCAGCACCCCAACACTTACCTGATGATGCGCTTCAATTCGGACATGCGCCATCGCGGCTGGGCGGACTACGACACCGGCCTCGCGTTCTTTCGTCCGCCAAACGAGCCGATGGCACGCCTGCGTGCCGCGATCCTGAACATGTTTTGCTTGGCCTCGGGAGGCAACGATCCCAGGCAGTTCGAAGCGCTCAACCGGCCGATCCAGGAGACGCTTCTCGCCTGCCTCGACGCCACTCTGGTGCCAGCCGAGGCGCTGGCCGCGCGACGCGGATCGTTCGACAAGTACCGCAAACTGATCGCGCGTCTCGACGAAGTCGTCGTGCTGTTCGGCAGCAAACCGCTCTACAGCGACGAGCTCGCCAGCGCGCTCGGCGTATCCGTGCGCACCCTCCAGACCGCGACGCACGCGGTGCACGGCGTGAGCCTGCACCATTATCTGCGTCTCAAGCGGCTGTGGTCCACCCGTATCCAGCTCATGACCGGAAGCGCCGGAGTAAGCGTCAAGGCCGCAGCACTCGGCAACGGCTTCTGGCACATGGGTGATTTCTCGAGGGGCTACAGGTTGACGTTCGGGGAGACGCCCTCCGAGACGCTGGCGCGGGGCCGGCGCCTCTGA
- a CDS encoding TerC family protein → MTEFITAEALSALLQVVLIDLVLAGDNAVVIGLAAAGLPAEQRRRTIVVGIVAATALRIVFAGIATQLLQVIGLLLAGGVLLLWVCWKMWRELRERAAHTREIAFSHGGSASAAPAPRKTFGQAAAQIVAADVSMSLDNVLAVAGAAREHPYILAFGLLLSVALMGVAADLLGRVLQKQRWIAYVGLAIIVYVAFEMIYRGSLELAPVIASL, encoded by the coding sequence ATGACTGAATTCATCACCGCAGAGGCGCTGTCCGCGCTACTCCAAGTCGTCCTGATCGACCTCGTGCTCGCCGGCGACAACGCCGTCGTCATCGGCCTTGCCGCCGCCGGCCTGCCCGCCGAGCAGCGCCGACGCACCATCGTGGTCGGTATCGTTGCCGCCACTGCGCTCCGCATCGTCTTTGCCGGGATCGCGACCCAGCTCTTGCAGGTGATCGGCCTGCTGCTCGCGGGCGGCGTGCTGCTGTTGTGGGTGTGCTGGAAGATGTGGCGCGAGCTGCGCGAGCGGGCCGCGCACACGCGCGAGATCGCGTTCAGCCATGGCGGCAGCGCAAGCGCTGCGCCAGCGCCGCGCAAAACCTTTGGCCAGGCGGCGGCGCAGATCGTCGCTGCCGACGTCTCGATGTCGCTCGACAATGTGCTCGCGGTCGCAGGCGCGGCGCGCGAGCATCCCTACATCCTCGCCTTCGGCCTGCTGCTGTCGGTCGCGCTGATGGGCGTTGCTGCCGATCTGCTCGGCCGCGTGCTCCAGAAGCAGCGCTGGATCGCCTATGTCGGCCTCGCCATCATCGTTTACGTCGCCTTCGAGATGATCTATCGCGGCTCGCTCGAGCTTGCGCCGGTCATCGCCAGTCTCTGA